One part of the Paraglaciecola sp. L3A3 genome encodes these proteins:
- a CDS encoding DUF3192 domain-containing protein: MNKNIILWLSVGVFSYAIFAIAVLNFYPDTPHDMGWKDRQEYNQIQISKIELGTTKKMILELLGSPDITEAKRANNTQWQIMFYRTRYIEDDGMTTQDECTPLLFENNKLVALGNQAYQVFIDG, from the coding sequence ATGAATAAAAACATAATTTTATGGCTAAGTGTAGGCGTGTTTTCGTACGCCATTTTTGCCATCGCAGTACTTAATTTTTATCCCGACACCCCGCACGATATGGGCTGGAAAGATCGTCAAGAATACAATCAAATTCAAATATCTAAAATTGAACTGGGTACCACTAAAAAAATGATATTAGAATTGTTAGGCTCGCCTGACATAACAGAAGCCAAACGTGCTAATAACACCCAATGGCAGATTATGTTTTATCGGACTCGCTACATCGAAGATGATGGCATGACTACCCAGGACGAATGCACACCTCTATTATTCGAAAATAACAAACTTGTTGCCTTGGGTAATCAAGCGTATCAAGTCTTTATCGATGGATAA
- the ppnN gene encoding nucleotide 5'-monophosphate nucleosidase PpnN, producing the protein MQNIQLNPVGTMNQLSQLEVDLLNQSANGELYKLFRNCCLAVLYSGAEIDNSESIFAPHRDFNINLIIRERGVKIELLNPPDIAFVDGELIQGVHEHLFSALRDLLYTGAKYSAQSLNFPSDSNFITHSVFDMLRHAQAITCSAELNMVVCWGGHSIGTVEYQYTKEVGYQLGLRRLNICTGCGPGAMKGPMKGATIGHAKQRYKIGRYLGLTEPGIIAAEPPNAIVNELVIMPDIEKRLEAFIRLSHAIVIFPGGAGTAEELLYLIGIMLDEQNAKQVLPIILTGPEQSKEYFESIDNFIGATLGPEAQSLYEIVVGDANKVARIIKQKQKNIRHYRKEVGDSYDFNWSLKIGPQFQTPFTPSHENMAKLNLHFEQPKTELAAALRQVFSGIVAGNVKAESVKEIEEKGPFQLTGEPKLMDMMDKLLESFVQQQRMKLPGSNYVPCYQIKK; encoded by the coding sequence ATGCAGAACATTCAGCTTAATCCTGTAGGAACAATGAATCAGCTCTCTCAATTGGAAGTAGATTTACTCAATCAATCTGCCAATGGTGAACTTTATAAATTGTTTCGAAACTGTTGTTTAGCTGTTTTATATAGTGGTGCTGAGATCGACAATAGTGAAAGCATTTTTGCTCCACACCGTGATTTCAACATTAATCTAATTATTCGTGAACGGGGAGTGAAGATTGAATTACTTAACCCACCCGACATCGCATTTGTTGATGGAGAACTGATCCAAGGGGTACATGAACATTTATTTTCTGCATTACGAGACTTACTGTACACGGGAGCTAAGTATTCTGCTCAATCCTTAAATTTCCCCTCAGATTCAAATTTTATCACCCATAGTGTGTTTGATATGTTACGTCACGCACAAGCTATTACATGTAGCGCAGAACTTAATATGGTGGTCTGCTGGGGCGGCCATTCCATTGGCACAGTTGAATATCAATACACTAAAGAAGTAGGCTACCAATTAGGTTTACGCAGACTAAACATTTGTACCGGTTGCGGGCCTGGAGCCATGAAAGGGCCAATGAAAGGGGCGACTATTGGTCATGCAAAACAAAGATACAAAATAGGTCGCTACTTAGGCTTAACTGAACCAGGCATTATTGCTGCCGAACCACCTAACGCGATAGTAAATGAATTAGTTATCATGCCTGACATCGAGAAACGTCTTGAAGCATTTATTCGACTATCTCATGCCATAGTGATTTTTCCTGGTGGAGCTGGAACAGCTGAAGAATTATTGTATTTAATAGGCATAATGTTAGATGAACAAAATGCTAAACAAGTGTTACCTATCATTCTAACGGGCCCAGAACAAAGTAAAGAATACTTTGAGTCAATCGACAATTTTATTGGCGCAACTTTAGGTCCTGAAGCGCAAAGTTTATATGAGATAGTTGTAGGCGATGCAAATAAAGTAGCCCGTATTATTAAGCAAAAACAAAAAAACATCCGTCACTATAGAAAAGAAGTCGGCGATTCTTATGACTTTAATTGGTCATTAAAAATCGGCCCTCAATTTCAGACACCATTTACTCCTAGTCATGAAAATATGGCCAAACTCAATTTACATTTTGAGCAACCTAAAACAGAATTAGCGGCTGCATTACGTCAAGTTTTCTCTGGCATAGTGGCTGGAAATGTAAAAGCGGAGAGTGTTAAAGAAATTGAAGAAAAAGGGCCGTTCCAGTTAACTGGCGAGCCTAAATTAATGGATATGATGGACAAGTTACTAGAGTCTTTTGTACAACAACAAAGAATGAAGTTACCAGGCAGTAATTATGTACCTTGTTATCAAATCAAAAAATAA